The following coding sequences lie in one Anaeromusa acidaminophila DSM 3853 genomic window:
- a CDS encoding DUF932 domain-containing protein, protein MKQGRTIIQLAQELERQRQARKDFVADTRKLVVKTEQGQSLLQVVLPEGAEEFVVSELMHRQLGERLQIPQKYYQKMRIEDPELLDYNINRWFTKQPANRMVRTLDGKARAFLSDRYRRLDNLELADVVFPFIKDMKGAELVSCEVTESHMFIKVINKRLQAEVDVGDAVQAGMVISNSEVGLGSLKVEPLLFRLVCKNGLIVKDYAQKRYHVGRQIENDDAAYEIFSDETLAQDDKTFFMKVQDTLKTVVDETLFHLSVDKLRQAKQLPTGNNPVQTVEVLADRYLLSLACPPKIEPDFKLEKSMLD, encoded by the coding sequence ATGAAACAGGGCAGAACCATTATCCAATTAGCGCAGGAACTAGAACGCCAGCGACAGGCAAGAAAAGACTTTGTAGCGGACACCCGAAAGCTGGTGGTCAAGACGGAGCAGGGGCAGAGCTTGCTGCAAGTTGTTTTGCCGGAGGGAGCGGAAGAATTCGTGGTCAGCGAACTGATGCACCGGCAATTGGGAGAACGCCTGCAAATTCCGCAAAAGTACTACCAAAAGATGCGCATCGAAGACCCGGAGCTTCTTGATTACAACATCAACCGCTGGTTTACGAAGCAGCCCGCCAATCGCATGGTGCGCACATTAGACGGCAAAGCCAGAGCCTTTTTGTCGGACCGCTACCGGCGGCTTGATAATCTGGAATTGGCGGACGTGGTTTTCCCCTTCATCAAAGACATGAAAGGGGCAGAATTGGTGTCCTGCGAGGTTACGGAAAGCCACATGTTTATCAAGGTTATCAATAAACGCCTGCAGGCTGAGGTAGACGTAGGTGATGCAGTGCAGGCTGGTATGGTGATTTCCAATAGCGAGGTAGGCTTAGGGAGTCTGAAGGTGGAGCCGCTCCTCTTCCGGCTGGTGTGTAAGAACGGCCTGATTGTGAAAGACTATGCCCAAAAGCGTTACCATGTAGGGCGGCAGATTGAAAATGATGACGCAGCCTATGAAATCTTTTCCGATGAAACGCTGGCGCAAGACGACAAAACCTTCTTTATGAAGGTTCAGGACACTCTCAAAACCGTAGTAGATGAAACCTTGTTCCATCTATCGGTAGATAAGCTGCGCCAAGCCAAGCAACTGCCTACAGGCAATAATCCGGTGCAGACGGTGGAAGTACTGGCAGACCGGTATCTGTTGAGCCTGGCATGCCCCCCGAAAATCGAGCCAGATTTTAAGTTAGAAAAAAGTATGCTAGACTAA